A genomic region of Candidatus Paceibacterota bacterium contains the following coding sequences:
- a CDS encoding CPBP family intramembrane metalloprotease has protein sequence MLSAKPWKVDTFIRLVLSVMVCAYAGSLLVSAQHYASAGAKVSSKFFFPLAAVALICLAVILVLASKPWPPEAYVRRLVTLMVCANGGLLVGAWVQRFSGVEAAGTSIGRMLVATLSFQGAGLVLIGRFLREQQTGWAEAFGFANRRRRALLLGVLAALVFLPVSWGLQQASALVMTHLPHFRLEPQEQLPVQALRVSLSWGGKLALGATAVLLAPVAEEMMFRGILYPMVKHLGFPRLALWGTSLLFAAVHLNVATFVPLMVLALVLTALYERTDNLLAPIAAHVLFNALNFGTLLLQQRYGGG, from the coding sequence ATGCTATCGGCCAAGCCCTGGAAGGTGGATACCTTCATCCGTTTGGTGTTAAGCGTCATGGTCTGCGCTTACGCCGGCTCGCTGTTGGTCAGCGCGCAGCACTACGCGAGCGCCGGGGCAAAAGTCAGCTCGAAATTCTTCTTTCCCCTGGCCGCGGTGGCGCTGATCTGCCTGGCGGTGATACTGGTCCTGGCGAGCAAGCCGTGGCCGCCGGAGGCGTATGTGCGGCGGCTGGTGACACTGATGGTGTGTGCCAATGGCGGATTGCTGGTGGGGGCATGGGTGCAGCGGTTTTCGGGGGTGGAGGCCGCCGGCACTTCGATCGGGCGGATGCTGGTGGCCACGCTGAGTTTTCAGGGCGCCGGGCTGGTTTTGATTGGACGATTCCTGCGGGAGCAGCAGACCGGTTGGGCGGAGGCGTTCGGATTTGCGAACCGGCGACGCCGGGCGCTGCTGCTGGGCGTGCTCGCGGCGCTGGTCTTCCTGCCGGTCAGCTGGGGGTTGCAGCAGGCTTCCGCGCTGGTCATGACGCACCTGCCGCACTTCAGGCTGGAACCCCAGGAACAACTGCCCGTGCAGGCGCTGCGCGTCTCGCTGTCCTGGGGAGGGAAGCTGGCGCTGGGCGCGACCGCGGTGCTGCTGGCGCCGGTGGCGGAGGAGATGATGTTCCGCGGCATACTGTATCCGATGGTCAAGCACCTGGGGTTTCCGCGGCTGGCGCTGTGGGGCACCTCGTTGCTGTTTGCGGCGGTGCACCTGAATGTGGCCACGTTTGTGCCGCTGATGGTCCTGGCCCTGGTGCTGACGGCGCTGTACGAGCGCACCGACAATCTCCTGGCCCCGATTGCGGCGCATGTCTTGTTCAACGCACTGAACTTCGGGACGTTATTGCTCCAGCAACGCTACGGAGGCGGATGA
- a CDS encoding DNA/RNA non-specific endonuclease: protein MFFHKPFPRKLLAILTGAVVLLSAVFPAGAIIDASLQMQLGNPSGATADTNNYNHYLIQRPVEAMDYNAMLGQPNWASWNFTSADTSNAVARSTRYFTDTSLPPNFYQVAYDDYAGSGWDRGHLCPSADRLNSRTNNDMVFLMSNMMPQAGDQNSGVWAQLESDCRAIAGTNNEMLIICGPSRFTGATIASGHVAVPAYTWKIAVVVPLGDGTALDRINYSTRVIAVTIPNSNSVAAMKWTNFVTSASALEAETGFTFFTALPPNLAAVLRSKVDGQAPPEPGIAGFAPTSGNVGISVTITGTNLNFTTNVTFGGTSASFTINSSSNLTATVPAGASSGPIIAATLGGTAASPGSFIVGTNGQPDLAIALTHTGDFTQGDIGATYTIIVTNAGTDASSGSVTVTTTLPAGLTGTAIGGTGWSADLGTLTCTRSDSLPAGTTYPAITLTVNVATNAPASVTNVATVAGGGETDFANNTASDPTTILPASTGGGLVTLVGWDVSWLPDGTNNFGPSPMAPTTNAGNLTLIGLTRGSSVGTNGSAANRAWGGNTWTNTSPETAIASNRFATFSVAANAGYTLSFASISKFDYRHSGTGPTNGLLQYQIGSGIYSNIAVLSYPSTSSAGDSVSPIDLSTFPDLQNVGAGTNVTFRIANWGATSGNGTWYIFDKDVSSAPDFAVQGTVLPAAAPVADLAIGLSHSGSFTQGDTGRSYSITVTNIGAGDTVGTVTVTNVLPAGLVATALSGSGWSADFGTLTCSRSDALPAGASYPPITVTVNVLTNAPASITNTATVLGGGEINLANNTASDPTTIIALAPVELWRLYWFGTTANAGAAADTAIATSDGMPNLLKYALGLDPLTPAVNPVVGDIDTGYLRLTVPRNPDATDVSFHVEVATDLLGQWSTNETTVDINTATLLQAHYNTPVASSDRAFIRLRVSRP, encoded by the coding sequence ATGTTTTTCCACAAACCGTTCCCGCGCAAGCTCCTGGCAATCCTCACGGGTGCGGTGGTCCTCCTGTCCGCCGTGTTTCCCGCCGGCGCGATCATTGACGCCAGCCTGCAAATGCAGCTTGGCAATCCCAGCGGCGCCACCGCCGACACCAACAATTACAACCACTACCTGATCCAGCGCCCGGTCGAGGCCATGGATTACAACGCGATGCTGGGCCAGCCCAACTGGGCGAGCTGGAACTTCACCTCGGCTGACACGAGCAACGCCGTGGCCCGCTCCACCCGGTATTTCACCGACACTTCTCTGCCGCCCAATTTCTACCAGGTTGCTTATGACGACTACGCCGGGTCCGGCTGGGACCGCGGCCACCTGTGCCCTTCGGCCGACCGCCTCAACAGCCGGACCAACAACGACATGGTGTTCCTGATGTCGAACATGATGCCGCAGGCGGGCGACCAGAACTCGGGCGTGTGGGCGCAGCTCGAGAGCGACTGCCGCGCCATCGCGGGCACCAACAACGAAATGCTGATCATCTGCGGCCCAAGCCGGTTTACCGGCGCCACCATCGCCTCGGGCCACGTCGCCGTGCCGGCCTACACGTGGAAAATCGCCGTCGTGGTTCCCCTGGGCGACGGGACTGCGCTGGATCGGATCAACTACTCCACGCGGGTCATCGCCGTGACGATTCCCAACTCAAACTCGGTCGCCGCCATGAAGTGGACAAACTTCGTCACCTCGGCCAGCGCGCTGGAAGCCGAAACCGGTTTCACCTTCTTCACCGCCCTGCCCCCCAACCTCGCCGCCGTGCTGCGGAGCAAGGTGGATGGCCAGGCTCCTCCGGAGCCGGGGATCGCGGGCTTTGCGCCGACCAGCGGCAACGTGGGCATCAGCGTCACCATCACCGGCACCAACCTGAACTTTACCACCAACGTAACGTTCGGCGGCACTAGCGCCTCTTTCACCATCAACTCCAGCTCCAACCTGACCGCCACGGTTCCCGCCGGTGCCAGCTCCGGCCCAATCATCGCCGCGACCCTCGGCGGCACGGCGGCCAGCCCCGGCAGCTTCATCGTCGGCACCAATGGCCAGCCGGATCTGGCCATCGCCCTCACTCACACCGGAGACTTCACCCAGGGCGATATCGGCGCCACCTACACCATCATCGTCACCAACGCCGGCACCGACGCGTCCAGCGGCTCCGTCACGGTGACGACCACCCTGCCGGCTGGCCTCACCGGGACGGCGATTGGCGGGACTGGCTGGAGTGCCGACCTCGGCACGCTGACCTGCACCCGCTCCGACAGTTTGCCCGCCGGCACCACCTACCCGGCCATCACCCTCACCGTCAACGTGGCCACCAACGCTCCCGCCAGCGTGACCAACGTGGCGACCGTCGCCGGCGGCGGCGAAACCGACTTCGCCAACAACACCGCCAGCGATCCCACCACCATTCTCCCGGCCAGCACCGGCGGCGGCCTCGTGACCCTGGTTGGCTGGGACGTAAGCTGGTTGCCCGACGGCACTAATAACTTCGGGCCTTCGCCCATGGCGCCGACCACCAATGCCGGCAACCTCACGCTGATTGGTTTGACGCGCGGTTCCAGCGTTGGCACGAACGGGAGCGCTGCCAACCGCGCCTGGGGCGGCAACACCTGGACGAACACCTCGCCAGAAACAGCGATAGCCTCCAACCGTTTCGCCACCTTCAGCGTCGCCGCCAATGCCGGCTACACCCTGTCCTTTGCCTCCATCAGCAAGTTCGACTACCGTCACTCCGGCACCGGTCCGACCAACGGGCTGCTCCAATACCAGATCGGATCAGGCATCTATTCCAACATCGCGGTTCTGTCCTACCCCTCGACCAGCAGCGCCGGCGACTCCGTGAGCCCGATCGACCTGTCCACATTCCCCGACCTCCAGAATGTCGGTGCCGGCACCAATGTTACCTTCCGCATCGCCAACTGGGGCGCCACCAGCGGCAACGGCACCTGGTACATCTTCGACAAGGACGTTTCCTCGGCCCCGGATTTCGCGGTCCAAGGCACCGTTTTGCCGGCCGCTGCCCCGGTTGCAGACCTGGCCATAGGCTTATCGCATTCCGGCAGTTTCACACAGGGCGACACCGGCCGCAGCTACAGCATCACCGTCACGAACATCGGCGCCGGGGACACGGTCGGCACGGTCACGGTGACGAACGTGTTGCCCGCCGGACTGGTCGCCACCGCGCTCAGCGGGAGCGGTTGGTCCGCCGATTTCGGCACCCTGACCTGCTCCCGTTCCGATGCGCTGCCCGCAGGCGCCAGTTACCCGCCGATCACCGTCACCGTAAACGTCCTGACCAACGCGCCGGCCAGCATCACCAACACCGCTACCGTTCTGGGCGGAGGGGAAATCAACCTCGCCAACAACACGGCGAGCGATCCGACCACCATCATCGCCCTGGCCCCCGTCGAGCTTTGGCGGCTCTACTGGTTCGGCACCACGGCCAACGCCGGCGCAGCCGCCGACACCGCCATCGCCACCAGCGACGGCATGCCCAACTTGCTCAAATACGCCCTGGGCCTGGACCCGCTCACGCCGGCCGTCAACCCCGTGGTCGGCGACATTGACACGGGCTACCTGCGCCTGACGGTGCCCAGAAATCCTGACGCCACCGACGTCAGCTTCCATGTGGAAGTGGCAACCGACCTCCTGGGACAATGGAGCACCAACGAAACGACCGTTGACATTAACACCGCGACGTTGCTCCAAGCGCATTACAACACACCGGTGGCGTCCTCCGACCGCGCCTTCATCCGGCTGCGCGTCTCGCGGCCATAG
- a CDS encoding aldo/keto reductase: MKRRVFLKTIGGAAGAAALGGPRIFVSAKPAPKAGQLQRRPLGRTGMKVSVVGFPGLVLAKHDQEQCTAALHSAFERGVNFFDVAPAYGSGDAEIKMGIGLQGLARRKYYLACKTKKRDKAGAQTELDRSLQRLKTDYFDLYQLHHLVRPAEVTDALGNDGALEVALKAKQAGKIRFIGFSAHTTKSAVQALKAFKFDTVMFPINFVEYYLRDFGKDVLALANEQGTGVISIKPISWGRWPKEGQRTREWWYNSVEEPRQVELAMRFVLSQKGVATALPTSFLELFDKTIEAARKFTPLDGEVEAELKQMAANRESIFLAEEQQVALNLNHWTPVYPDSPYEAGSLMG, encoded by the coding sequence ATGAAACGAAGAGTGTTCCTCAAGACCATCGGCGGTGCCGCTGGCGCCGCGGCGCTGGGCGGGCCAAGGATTTTCGTGAGCGCGAAGCCGGCGCCGAAGGCCGGCCAGCTACAACGCCGACCCCTCGGCCGGACCGGCATGAAGGTCTCGGTGGTGGGGTTCCCCGGCCTGGTGCTTGCCAAGCACGACCAGGAGCAATGCACCGCCGCGCTCCATAGTGCCTTCGAGCGCGGCGTGAATTTCTTCGATGTCGCTCCCGCTTACGGATCGGGCGATGCGGAGATCAAAATGGGGATTGGCCTGCAAGGGCTGGCCCGCCGCAAGTATTATCTTGCGTGCAAAACCAAGAAAAGGGATAAGGCAGGCGCGCAAACGGAGTTGGATCGGTCCTTGCAACGGCTCAAGACGGATTATTTCGACCTCTACCAACTGCACCACCTGGTGCGGCCGGCGGAAGTCACCGATGCCCTTGGGAACGACGGGGCGCTGGAGGTCGCGCTGAAGGCCAAGCAGGCGGGCAAGATCAGGTTCATCGGCTTCTCGGCGCATACGACCAAGAGCGCGGTGCAAGCGTTGAAAGCGTTCAAGTTCGATACCGTGATGTTCCCCATCAACTTCGTGGAATACTATCTGCGGGATTTCGGCAAAGATGTGCTGGCCCTGGCCAACGAGCAGGGGACCGGGGTGATATCCATCAAACCGATTTCCTGGGGCCGGTGGCCCAAGGAAGGCCAGCGAACGCGCGAATGGTGGTATAACTCGGTCGAGGAGCCGCGCCAGGTTGAGCTGGCGATGCGCTTCGTCCTGTCGCAGAAAGGCGTGGCGACCGCGCTGCCGACTTCCTTCCTGGAATTGTTCGACAAGACCATCGAGGCGGCGCGAAAGTTCACGCCCCTGGACGGCGAAGTGGAGGCCGAGTTGAAACAAATGGCCGCCAACCGCGAATCAATCTTCCTGGCCGAGGAACAGCAGGTGGCGCTAAACCTGAACCACTGGACTCCAGTATACCCGGACAGTCCTTATGAGGCTGGCAGCCTTATGGGCTGA
- a CDS encoding thioredoxin domain-containing protein gives MSKGPNRLAREKSPYLLQHQHNPVDWYAWGEEAFARARQQNQPIFLSIGYSTCHWCHVMERESFENPEVAAFLNAHFVSIKVDREERPDVDKIYMTFVQATTGQGGWPLNVFLTPELKPFYGGTYFPPDARQGRPGFLQLLRQIQELWQTRRAELANSAADIHSRLEQLGGGHEAPTALVLTADVLREAGALLKQSYDASHGGFGGAPKFPQPGQPQFLLRYARRFHDAEAARMVLHTCERMAAGGIHDQLGGGFARYSVDAAWLVPHFEKMLYDNAQLAQLYLDAHLVSGEARHADVARDILDYVLRDMTHPDGGFYSAEDADSEGHEGKFYCWTRRELEELLTPGEFGVAARYFGITEQGNFIDHSHPQPLPRQNVLSVVEPDLSKPDQALLATARSKMSAARSRRVRPQRDDKVLASWNGLMLGAMARAAAVLGEQNYRAAAEKNFAFLQARLWDAETHTLYHRWREGERDQVQLLQGYAFLLAGVIELYETSLNPAHLEFAIALAEAMLSRFYDTTNGGFWQSPAGAPNLILRVKEAYDGAEPSGNSAAVLALLKLGHMTGRKNFTRAAEQSLRLFAGRLQQAPQAVPCLLQALDFWLHEPRRALVAGNPASSKARALLRAVHSVYQPNKVVLGNTGPVEPFARTLPAKNSPVVYLCTGTACQPPTNDPAKVRALLAKPDHAA, from the coding sequence ATGAGCAAAGGCCCCAACCGGCTAGCGCGCGAGAAATCCCCCTACCTGCTCCAGCACCAGCACAACCCGGTGGACTGGTATGCGTGGGGCGAAGAAGCCTTCGCCAGGGCGCGCCAGCAAAACCAGCCGATCTTCCTGAGCATCGGCTACTCCACCTGTCATTGGTGCCACGTCATGGAACGCGAGTCATTCGAGAACCCGGAGGTCGCCGCATTCCTCAACGCCCATTTCGTCAGCATCAAGGTGGACCGCGAAGAAAGGCCCGACGTGGACAAGATCTACATGACCTTCGTCCAGGCGACGACCGGCCAAGGCGGCTGGCCGCTGAACGTCTTCCTGACCCCCGAGCTGAAGCCCTTTTACGGCGGCACTTACTTCCCGCCCGACGCCCGTCAGGGCCGGCCAGGCTTCCTGCAGCTCCTGCGGCAAATCCAGGAACTCTGGCAGACTCGCCGCGCCGAGCTGGCCAACTCCGCCGCGGACATCCACTCCCGCCTCGAACAACTGGGCGGCGGCCACGAAGCCCCAACCGCCCTGGTCTTGACCGCCGACGTCCTGCGCGAGGCGGGCGCCCTCCTCAAGCAATCCTACGACGCGTCCCATGGCGGCTTCGGCGGCGCGCCCAAGTTCCCCCAGCCCGGCCAGCCGCAATTCCTGCTGCGCTACGCCCGGCGTTTCCATGACGCCGAGGCAGCCCGCATGGTGCTCCACACCTGCGAGCGCATGGCCGCGGGAGGCATCCACGATCAACTGGGCGGCGGCTTCGCCCGTTACTCGGTGGACGCCGCTTGGCTCGTGCCGCACTTCGAGAAAATGCTCTACGACAATGCGCAATTGGCGCAGTTGTATCTCGATGCGCACCTGGTCAGCGGGGAAGCCCGTCATGCGGACGTGGCGCGGGATATTCTCGATTACGTGCTGCGGGACATGACCCATCCGGACGGCGGCTTCTACTCCGCCGAAGACGCCGACAGCGAGGGCCACGAAGGCAAGTTCTACTGCTGGACGCGCCGGGAGCTGGAAGAATTGCTCACGCCCGGGGAATTCGGAGTGGCGGCGCGCTACTTCGGCATCACTGAGCAGGGCAACTTCATTGACCACAGCCACCCCCAGCCCCTGCCGCGCCAGAACGTCTTGAGCGTGGTCGAGCCTGATCTTTCCAAACCGGACCAGGCCCTGCTCGCCACGGCCAGAAGCAAAATGTCGGCTGCCCGCTCCCGGCGCGTGCGCCCGCAGCGCGACGACAAGGTGCTGGCTTCCTGGAACGGCCTGATGCTCGGCGCGATGGCGCGAGCGGCTGCGGTCCTGGGCGAACAGAACTACCGTGCCGCCGCGGAGAAGAACTTCGCCTTTCTCCAGGCCCGGCTTTGGGACGCTGAAACCCACACCCTCTACCACCGCTGGCGCGAAGGCGAGCGCGACCAGGTGCAATTGCTCCAGGGTTACGCCTTCCTGCTGGCGGGCGTCATCGAACTCTACGAGACCAGCCTCAACCCGGCGCACCTCGAATTCGCCATCGCCCTGGCCGAGGCCATGCTCAGCCGGTTCTACGACACCACCAACGGCGGGTTCTGGCAAAGCCCCGCCGGCGCGCCAAACCTCATTCTGCGCGTCAAAGAGGCCTACGACGGCGCCGAGCCCTCCGGCAACTCAGCGGCGGTCCTGGCCTTGCTGAAACTTGGCCACATGACCGGTCGCAAGAATTTCACCCGGGCCGCCGAGCAGAGCCTCCGCCTGTTTGCCGGCCGCCTCCAGCAAGCCCCCCAGGCCGTCCCCTGCCTTCTCCAGGCCCTCGATTTCTGGCTGCACGAACCCCGGCGGGCATTGGTTGCCGGCAATCCCGCCAGCTCCAAGGCCCGCGCGTTGCTGCGCGCGGTTCACTCGGTCTATCAACCCAACAAAGTCGTGCTCGGCAACACCGGCCCCGTCGAGCCTTTCGCCAGGACACTGCCGGCCAAAAACAGCCCCGTGGTTTACCTCTGCACCGGCACAGCCTGCCAGCCGCCGACCAATGACCCGGCCAAGGTCAGGGCGCTGCTGGCGAAGCCCGACCACGCCGCCTGA
- the thiL gene encoding thiamine-phosphate kinase yields MNEFELIRLLTRTLPTNSAVVVGAGDDCAVLDAGVPDRLLLFKADAVVEGIHFTADAAPEQIGHKALGRCLSDIAAMAGTPCAALVTIGLPREFKPERVEAIYSGLNALARRHGVAIVGGETTVNPGGIFISVALLGWVPRGKGVLRSGAEAGDAIFVTGELGGSLAGKHLTFEPRLAEAQWLAQHFSLHAMLDISDGLAGDLRHILTASRVGAELLASAIPISRQARLAARAHATSKPALLAALTDGEDFELLFTVASRDAVPLLDEWRKHFPKLPLTCIGKIKAGEGITIRDKDGVRPFTGHGYAHFA; encoded by the coding sequence ATGAACGAGTTTGAGCTGATTCGCCTCCTCACCCGCACGCTGCCGACCAACTCCGCCGTGGTGGTGGGTGCCGGTGACGACTGCGCCGTGCTGGACGCCGGCGTACCGGACCGGCTGTTGCTCTTCAAGGCGGATGCCGTCGTGGAAGGCATTCACTTCACGGCCGACGCCGCGCCGGAGCAGATCGGCCATAAGGCGCTGGGCCGGTGCCTGAGCGACATTGCGGCCATGGCCGGCACGCCCTGCGCGGCGCTGGTGACAATTGGCCTGCCGCGCGAGTTCAAGCCCGAGCGGGTCGAAGCGATTTACTCCGGCCTGAACGCGCTGGCGCGCCGGCACGGTGTGGCCATCGTGGGGGGGGAGACGACCGTCAACCCCGGCGGCATCTTCATTTCGGTCGCCTTGCTCGGCTGGGTGCCCCGCGGGAAAGGGGTGTTGCGGTCCGGCGCCGAGGCGGGCGATGCGATCTTTGTCACCGGCGAACTGGGCGGGTCGCTGGCGGGCAAGCATCTCACGTTCGAGCCGCGGCTCGCGGAGGCGCAGTGGCTGGCGCAGCACTTCTCGCTGCATGCCATGCTGGACATCAGCGACGGCCTGGCGGGCGACCTGCGCCATATCCTGACCGCCAGCCGGGTGGGAGCGGAGTTGCTCGCAAGCGCCATTCCCATCAGCCGGCAGGCGCGCCTGGCGGCGCGCGCGCACGCGACCTCCAAGCCCGCCTTGCTGGCGGCACTGACTGACGGGGAGGATTTTGAACTGCTGTTTACGGTCGCCAGCCGCGATGCCGTGCCGCTCCTGGACGAGTGGCGAAAGCACTTCCCGAAGCTGCCGCTCACTTGCATTGGCAAGATCAAGGCGGGCGAGGGAATTACCATCCGGGACAAGGACGGCGTGCGCCCATTCACCGGCCATGGCTACGCTCATTTCGCATAA
- the tsaE gene encoding tRNA (adenosine(37)-N6)-threonylcarbamoyltransferase complex ATPase subunit type 1 TsaE, whose protein sequence is MATLISHNPAETIAHGEQWGRAAESGLVIGLTGDLGAGKTQWVKGLARGLGITARVHSPTFALVNIYSGGRLTLNHVDLYRLDTPEQIAAAGLEAYLGPAGVTVIEWAERWLGEAPSPTSPIPSRQSAIPDCLFRWVRIEVLGETERRISYDDSCS, encoded by the coding sequence ATGGCTACGCTCATTTCGCATAATCCCGCCGAAACGATCGCGCATGGAGAGCAATGGGGCCGCGCGGCAGAAAGCGGGCTGGTCATTGGCCTGACGGGCGACCTGGGCGCGGGCAAAACGCAATGGGTCAAGGGACTCGCGCGCGGGCTGGGTATCACGGCGCGCGTGCACTCGCCCACGTTTGCCCTCGTGAACATTTACTCCGGCGGCCGGCTGACCTTGAACCACGTGGATTTGTATCGGCTGGACACGCCAGAGCAAATCGCCGCCGCCGGCCTTGAGGCGTACCTGGGTCCGGCGGGCGTGACGGTCATTGAGTGGGCGGAACGATGGCTTGGGGAGGCCCCGAGTCCAACGTCGCCCATCCCCAGCCGCCAATCAGCGATTCCCGATTGCCTTTTCCGCTGGGTGCGGATTGAGGTGCTCGGCGAGACGGAGCGGCGCATCAGTTATGACGATTCTTGCTCTTGA
- the tsaB gene encoding tRNA (adenosine(37)-N6)-threonylcarbamoyltransferase complex dimerization subunit type 1 TsaB: MTILALEFSSPQRSVAVLHGRTDAEPLAVGEAVETDARSTNALGLVAEALRQAQLEREQVDCLAVGLGPGSYNGIRLAIALAQGWQLARPVKLLGISSAECLAAQAQSEGIFGHLQVVIDAQRNEFYLAGYDLSAKSRREVEPLRLASFAEVQSRQRAGGNLIGPEVTRWFPGSRVCFPRATTLGRLAQGQSDFVPGEKLEPIYLRETRFVKAPPTRISLP, encoded by the coding sequence ATGACGATTCTTGCTCTTGAGTTTTCCTCGCCCCAGAGGAGCGTGGCGGTATTGCACGGACGAACGGATGCCGAGCCGCTGGCAGTGGGCGAGGCGGTCGAAACCGATGCTCGCTCGACGAATGCGCTGGGTCTGGTGGCTGAAGCGCTGCGGCAGGCGCAACTTGAGCGTGAACAAGTGGACTGCCTGGCGGTCGGCCTGGGGCCGGGCTCTTACAATGGGATCCGCCTGGCCATCGCGCTCGCGCAAGGCTGGCAATTGGCCCGCCCCGTGAAGCTCCTGGGCATCAGCAGCGCCGAATGCCTCGCGGCGCAAGCCCAGTCCGAGGGAATTTTCGGGCACCTCCAGGTTGTAATTGATGCGCAGCGCAATGAGTTCTATCTGGCCGGCTACGACCTGAGCGCGAAGTCGCGGCGCGAGGTTGAGCCATTACGGCTGGCCAGCTTTGCGGAGGTGCAATCCCGCCAGCGAGCCGGCGGCAACCTGATCGGACCGGAAGTGACCCGGTGGTTTCCGGGCAGCCGCGTTTGTTTTCCCCGCGCCACGACTTTGGGACGGCTGGCGCAGGGGCAAAGCGACTTTGTTCCCGGCGAAAAGCTGGAGCCGATCTACCTGCGTGAAACCCGCTTCGTCAAAGCCCCACCGACGCGGATTTCGCTCCCATAA